One region of Agelaius phoeniceus isolate bAgePho1 chromosome W unlocalized genomic scaffold, bAgePho1.hap1 SUPER_W_unloc_1, whole genome shotgun sequence genomic DNA includes:
- the LOC143692453 gene encoding olfactory receptor 14J1-like translates to MSNSSCIRHFLLLALADTRQLQLLHFFLLLGISLAALLGNGLIISAVACGHHLHTPMFFFLLNLALADLGSICTTVPKAMHNSLWDTSNISYTACAAQLFFFVFFVSAELSLLTIMCYDRYVSICKPLHYGTLLGSRACAHMAAAAWASAFLNALMHTANTFSLPLCNGNALDQFFCEVPQILKLSCSHKNSLREMGLIAVITCLCFGCFVFIVFSYVQIFRAVLRIPSEQGWHKAFSTCLPHLVVLSLFLSTAAFAYLKPPSMSSPSLDLALSVLYSVVPPALNPLIYSLRNQELKAAVWRLKTGCFQKH, encoded by the coding sequence atgtccaacagcagctgcatcaggcacttcctcctgctggcattggcagacacgcggcagctgcagctcctgcacttcttcctcttgctgggcatctccctggctgccctcctgggcaacggcctcatcatcagcgccgtagcctgcggccaccacctgcacacgcccatgttcttcttcctgctcaacctggccctcgctgacctgggctccatctgcaccactgtccccaaagccatgcacaattccctctgggacaccagcaacatctcctacactgcatgtgctgcacagctctttttttttgtcttttttgtttcagcagagctttccctcctgaccatcatgtgctacgaccgctacgtgtccatctgcaaacccctgcactacgggaccctcctgggcagcagagcttgtgcccacatggcagcagctgcctgggccagtgcctttctcaatgctctcatgcacacagccaatacattttccctgcccctgtgcaatGGCAATGCCCTGGACCAGTTCTTTTGTGAagtcccacagatcctcaagctctcctgctcacacaaAAATTCCCTCAGGGAAATGGGGCTTATTGCAGTAATAACCTGTTTATgctttggctgttttgtgttcattgttttctcctatgtgcagatcttcagggctgtgctgaggatcccctctgagcagggatggcacaaagccttttccacctgcctccctcacctggttGTGCTCTCTCTGTTCCTTAGCACCGCTGcatttgcctacctgaagcccccctccatgtcctccccatccctggacctggccctgtcagttctgtactcggtggtgcctccagccctgaaccccctcatctacagcctgaggaaccaggagctcaaggctgcagtatGGAGACTGaagactggatgctttcagaaacattaa